ggggctatagtccatggcatgtgTAACTAATATATGTGTGTAACTAAATACATATATGCAtatctgtgtgtgtaatatatttaatatatatgtagtatatatagagggtatatatatatatatatatataatcttctgCAGTCCACTGAGCCACACGCAgacgtgtgtgtgcgtgtgtgactaTGTGGATATATGTGTGTATGATGtatatatgtgatatatatataggcAGGCCACGGACCACACTTGGATGTACATGCACTGACAAATATATATGTAGGTGCATAATACATATGTACACAGCATTGCCATGCATGTAAGTACTCCACCTCTGGGGGGGCTTCTGGTAAATCATAGCAGACCGGGGGTCCTACCCCTGTGCACTGTACGGCAGCACAGCAATGAAGTtattctatatatacatatataggatttatatatacacacacacttattCATGTGAATTTGTGCATGCTAAGAATGAATGAGTGAATCCCCCTTTCCCACCCTAACTTTAGGAGAACAGTACAGTAGAACCCGACACTGTTGCCCACTACAGGCCTAGAAGGTCTCTTAGAATTTCCATATTGTCTGTTTCTATTGAAATCCTTCCTGAAGGAGTTAAGAAGAAGGGGGAGATGAGGTGGATGCAACCAAGCGGAAACAGCACAGGCCACCTCAGTGATCCCAGGCAAAGAGAGAGAGAGTGGCACCAAAACACGGGCCAGTGGGGCCCTCCTATGGGACCTGCTCTCACACTGGAAGCTTCTATGTATAAAACGTGTGTCAATAACTATATGTACATgtgatatgtgcatatatataataATAGCAAATATGTGCTGTGATGTCATCTTCTGTGACAGGTTCGGCCCCACTATGGGGTGATGCCTGCACTACTGACATTACTGATCAGGGGTACAGGGTTAATGCTACAATATACGGGTGTAGCCTTATAGTGACTATACACACCACAGATAGTGGTGGGCACATAACGCTGGCATGGTTGCATTGACATGGATGCATTGGCATGGTGGCACTGGCATGGTGGCACTGGCATGGATGCATTGGCATGGTTGCATTGGCATGGATGCATTGGCATGGTTGCATTGGCATGGATACATTGGCATGGTTGCATTAGCATGGTGGCACTGGCATGGATGCATTGGCATGGTGGCACTGGCATGGATGCATTGGCATGGTGGCACTGGCATGGTGGCACTGGCATGGATGCATTGGCATGGTTGCATTGGCATGGATGCATTGGCATGGTTGCATTGGCATGGATGCATTGGCATGGTTGCATTGGCATGGATACATTGGCATGGTTGCATTAGCATGGTGGCACTGGCATGGATGCATTGGCATGGTGGCACTGGCATGGATGCATTGGCATGGTGGCACTGGCATGGATATCTTGGCATGGTTGCATTGACATGGTTGCATTGGTATGGATACATTGGCATGGTTGCACTGGCATGGTTGTAGTGGCATGGTTGCATTGGCGTGGTAGGATTGGCATGGATGCATTGGCGTGGTAGGATTGGCATGGATGCATTGGCATGGTGGCACTGGCATGGATGCATTGGCATGGTGGCACTGGCATGGTGGCACTGGCATGGATGCATTGGCATGGTGGCACTGGCATGGATATCTTGGCATGGTTGCATTGACATGGATGCATTGGCATGGTTGCATTGGCGTGGTAGGATTGGCATGGATGCATTGGCATGGTTGCACTGGCATGGATGCATTGGCATGGTGGCACTGGCATGGATGCATTGGCATGGTTGCATTGACATGGTTGTATTGGCATGGTTGCATTGGTATGGATACATTGGCATGGTTGCATTAGCATGGTGGCACTGGCATGGATGCATTGGCATGGTGGCACTGGCATGGATATCTTGGCATGGTTGCATTGGCATGGTTGCATTGGTATGGATACATTGGCATGGTTGCACTGGCATGGTTGTAGTGGCATGGTTGCATTGGCGTGGTAGGATTGGCATGGATGCATTGGCGTGGTAGGATTGGCATGGATGCATTGGCGTGGTGGCACTGGCATGGTTGTATTGGCATGGTTGCATTGGCGTGGTAGGATTGGTATGGATGCATTGGCGTGGTGGCACTGGCATGGATGCATTGGCAAGGCTGTGCAGACTTTTGCCCATAGCCCCCAGCAGAGGCAGCTTGTAGTGGAGGAGCTGTGGTTGTGTGTGCATCCTGCTGAGGATGACCTGAGCTGTGTGTGGAGGCAGCAGCTGACGGGAGACCCCTCACTGGCACTACTACCCTATATATACAGAGCGCTGTGTACAGAAGGGGCTCCACAGTCCCGGCTCCTATGACACTTTTGCCTAAATTAATGAGCAGCCAATGGGAAGGGCCGGAAGGAGGGGGTGCGCGCCCAGAGCCAGTCAGCGCCTCGCTGTCAATCACGCAGCGTGGAGCCAATCAGCGGGGGCCGTGCGCTCGGCGTGCTCGTATTTGGGATAGTGTGGTGGTGTGCGCGCTGCGTGCAGGGTAAACACTCTCCAGTCCCCGCTCAGTGAGGGAGGGACACACACAGCTGTCAGCGCCGGACAAGTTCCAGAGGAGTTGTGGAGCGCACCGCCCGCCGCTCCTCCGCACCCCGAGCCGCTCCTCCGCACCCCGAGCCGCTCCTCCGCACCCCGAGCCGCTCCTCCGCACCCCGAGCCGCTCCGGGGGATGAGCAGGACGATGTGTCCCGTGCACACACAGCGGGGACACGGCTCCGCTCACAGGGGGGACCCCGAGCTCCAGCACAACTTTGTGTAACGCTCCGCTCCCACTGCAGGAAGTTTCCCGGCGGCTCCATCTCCGGAGTGATCTATGCTACACACCGGCGCCCGGGAGAGAGCAGTGACCGCGGTGCCTCCGCCAGGACCAGCTGACCGAGCGCCCCCCGCTCTGCTTCTCCGCACCGGGAGCATCCTCCAAGGACGAAAGTGCATCTCAAGGGGGAACCGTACACAGGCTGCGGGGGAGGAGAACACCCAGCCCCAAACCTGTGGATAGCAGCGGCCCGGGGGGAAGCCATGGCCACGGCAGCTTCTAACCCCTACCTCCCCGGCAGCGGCATCCTGTCGCCTGGCTCCATCGTGCACTCGGACTCGGGGGGAGGAGGCATGCAGCCGGGCAGTGCAGCTGTCACCTCGGTGTCAGGCGGCTACCGGGGGGATCCCACGGTGAAGATGGTGCAGAGTGACTTCATGCAGGGGGCTATGGCTGCCAGTAACGGTGGGCACATGCTGAGCCACGCACACCAGTGGGTCACGGCGCTGCCACAtgcggcggcagcggcggcggcagcggcggcggcggcagcagAGGCAGGTTCTCCTTGGTCCAGCAGCCCCGTCGGGATGACAGGCAGCCCGCAGCACCCGCAGCAGCAGCAGGACGTGAAGGGGGGATCTGGGAGGGACGAGCTGCATCCGGGGGCCGCCCTGCATCACCGACCGCCTCACCTAGGACCCCACCAAGGACACCCGGGAGGCTGGGGAGCCGCAGCCGCCTCACACCTCCAGTCTATGACGGGAGgggcacagcagcagcagcaacaacagcagcagcagcagcagcaggcgcTTCTCTATTCCCAGTCCGGGGCATTCACTGTGAACGGGATGCTGAGCCCTCCCCCAGGGAGCCAGAGCCTAGTGCACCCCGGCCTGGTCAGGGGAGACACGCCGGAGCTGGGCGACCACCCTGGGcatcaccaccatcaccaccaccagcagcagcatcagcagcagcaccaccagcagcagcagcagcagcaccatggGGTGAACAGCCACGACCCGCACTCCGACGAGGACACCCCGACCTCGGATGACCTAGAACAATTTGCCAAACAGTTCAAGCAGCGCCGGAtaaagctgggcttcacccaggcggaCGTGGGCCTGGCGCTGGGCACCCTCTATGGCAATGTCTTCTCCCAGACCACCATCTGCAGGTTCGAGGCGCTGCAGCTCAGCTTTAAGAACATGTGCAAGCTGAAGCCCCTACTCAACAAGTGGCTGGAGGAGGCCGACTCCTCCACCGGGAGCCCCACCAGCATCGACAAGATCGCAGCCCAAGgcaggaagaggaagaagaggacctcCATAGAGGTGAGCGTCAAGGGCGCCCTCGAAAGCCACTTCCTCAAGTGCCCCAAGCCCTCTGCCCAAGAGATCACCAACCTGGCGGACAGTCTGCAGCTGGAGAAGGAGGTGGTCAGGGTCTGGTTCTGCAACCGGCGGCAGAAGGAGAAGAGGATGACCCCACCGGGCATCCAGCAGCAGACGCCAGACGATGTCTACTCCCAGGTGGGCACTGTGGGGGCTGACACGCCGCCCCCTCACCACGGGCTGCAGACTAGTGTGCAATGACTGGAGTGGGCCCCCAGCAGCTGCCTGGCCACTGAGGCCACGGGAGAAAGCCGCCACGCACAGCCCCCCTCGCCCACACTGCTCTTTTTATATAAATAGATACATAATGATATATATGGACAGACACTATGGAGGGAGGGAAAGGGTGCAGGCGATGACTGGCGCTGGGGCCCACGGGTGGACACCGAGAACTGCACATATTGCTTtttaatatatattatatttttaatattgtttttatttgCCTTACAACTTCCACCCCAATTttgcagaaaatgaactttaaaaaaaaaaaaacccaactccTTTCGATGCCTGCCCGTGTTATTTCCAGGCTGTGCCCACATCACAATATCAGCGGCTGACTTTGTGATTTCCCTTTTTTTaccccctaaaaaaaatagttaagGGTCATTTACTAAACTGCTGCTTGGAACTTGCAGCCACTATTAGCCACATAGCCCTGGCTAGAAGTCCACCGATGCCCGGCTGCCATAGACACCGAGGTGTCCTCTTACCCACCCAGCCAATCCATCTGCCCATGGCACCACACTGACTGTAAGGTATACATTGGAAATACAAATTCCTGAACTGTCGGCCCAGTcggcaccagagggagcccattcgAAGATGTCAATAAGAaggcctgtttttatttttttcctcctggCTCTTTCTAAAGTCTTGACCCCAAGATGTTCTGTTCTTTTCTATGACTCCAAACAAACTCTTAATAATACGGATTTAATAATCGACCGATCCGATCCTCTGTCTGTGCACTTATTGTCACGACACCTCTTCTAGTCCGTTGCCAACCATGAGGATTTGATCCACTCCTGCAATTTCCAAGCAGTGTCCTTTTTTGTTAGGTTGTTGTACCAGACtgctaagaaagaaaaaaaaaaaaccacagcgctaaataataagaataataatattaGATCCCTGGCTGATCTACAAGAAAACGTGCTTTATATTTTCATCAAATGACTCCTTTTAATATTTTATTCAGAAAACCTATAAACTGCTGCAGAACGgtaatttattttttccccctaaaatcgtgttttttatattattttgcttttatttagttgttgttgttttttgtttgtttttctatctttttttttttccagacgaGCACAAATCACAATTGAAAAGAAATACGGACAGGTGACAATGGTCTCTTTTTGATGTGATCATTTGATTGTAATTTAATTTTCGTAGTGGTTTCCGTAAAGAGATGATTGAGAAAATAAATTTGTTAGAATGAGACGGATCTGTCTGTGTGTGATGCGTATAACTGGAGGAAACCTTCCAGCTCTACAGCGAACTATTGACATTTGATGCTTTAAGAACACTTttctttaatttttaatttttattatttttttcgccTGTCATTGCTGTCTTCCATAATTTCATCTGTGCCCTTTAATTAAAAATTAACACTAGTTGTACCCATGTGAAAGTTGACATAAAGGGTATTGATTTCTGTCTATTTATCGATGAGTTGTTTACCCGTTTCCAGATATTTGTGCCCCTCTCAGCAAAGTTCCATCGGTAGACGCATTTCATCAATTTCTATTATTAGTAATACTAATGAGGAATAAtagcgatgatgatgatgataatagtaataaaaaaaagctcAGGTCTGCATTGTTttcgttaatcctttttttttacacTGCCACAAAAAAAATCGTTTAAGTTCAGAAAAGAGGCTGTTATTATTCTTTTTGACTATTATTTATTGGGATTGTGTCGATTCTTGATTAACCCTTTTTGTGGTTGTGTGTAGTGGATTACTACTAGAGAATCATTGCACTGTGTTTATGATGTAGGACATCGCTTAGATCCCATCCTCCTTGAGatattttggggttttttttctgcTGATTCCTGGCATGGGGGTCTTCTTGTGGGATGTCATGTATATGGTTATGTTGTATACCTTTTCTGGGCTCATCACCAGTACTATTTTCCTTTGTGCATAGGAGCACATTGAGCCTCCTCTCTCCCAGGCCTCTTGCCATTGGCATCCAGGCAGATCTCATTGTTCTGAGAAGCTTGACTTGATCTCTCAGGGTGACCATTCATCTACATAGAGCTGGCCCCAGTAATAATAATCCTGATCCTGGGGCACATTGGGGGAAGCAGGGATGCCCTCAGGGCATGATCTCCCATCCTATGAAGAATGGAGGGTTCTAGAGCTTGATCTGAATGACTCTAGCATGGCTGCCTTCTTGGCCTGACATTATGTGCTCAGAGATGTATCCAAGAAGGGCTGCACTGTGAGGTTATTATCACCCCTTTTTTTGTCCCATGATTTCCGCAATAAGGTCACACAATCCTTTgcataatgaaaataataataagaaaaaaaaaaatctgaatctaAAGCTATGTGGTGGCTTTTCATTGTAGCTCTTCCCATTGTGATCTTCCATTAGACAATAGGCTCCTTCTTCTGTTCTGTGCCAGGTGCCTGGCAGTGTAGTGTAGGGCCAGGAAGCCGATTAACCCCTCGTGCCCTGACTCCTGAGTAGAAAGAGACACTTTTTTTGTTCCCTGTTATTGATGATGGCTCTTAGTGATCATCAGTGGGCTAGGTGGTATATCTAGATCCCCATGATGTGCTGTGATAAAGTCTCTCTcctcccctccccccctccccacatCCTATGTCTCATAATAATGAATGATTTGTAATGACAACTGTAGAGGTTTCTCTACCAAATAATTGTCTACAGTTTTACAACAAGTGTAACTTGATttcatattactttttttttttacatttggtttgTTCCCTTTAAATTATATATTTGTAACCTATTTAtcttgttaaaacattttttttggttGTATTTATCCGTTTATTTTCATAATAAAATAGCCCTTTGAGGTCAATTAAATGAACCCGCGGGCACGTCTGTTGTTCTTGGCCTGGCAGAAGTCTTGGGGGCGCTTGGTATAGGGGTAAATGGCTGGGCACACAGCTTCTGCAGACAGGCGGTTACATTGCATGGGGTGTAGGGGGTTCTCAATGGCGCCCAGTGTCATTTAGCGTATATCATGTATATTATTCAATGCCAGAACATGGGATGTGAGTGGGGGGCATCTGGGGGTCCCTACCATCAGATGAAGTAGTGCTGATAGCGGCAGGGATGAGCTGTGTGCCGGGCTATCAGCAGTGCCAGGTGGGGGTCAGCGCTGTGACGTCATGACTGGCAGCTCCGGGGGAGGCTGTGACCTTGACATGAGAGGGGAAAT
The Ranitomeya imitator isolate aRanImi1 chromosome 3, aRanImi1.pri, whole genome shotgun sequence genome window above contains:
- the POU3F3 gene encoding POU domain, class 3, transcription factor 3 — encoded protein: MATAASNPYLPGSGILSPGSIVHSDSGGGGMQPGSAAVTSVSGGYRGDPTVKMVQSDFMQGAMAASNGGHMLSHAHQWVTALPHAAAAAAAAAAAAAEAGSPWSSSPVGMTGSPQHPQQQQDVKGGSGRDELHPGAALHHRPPHLGPHQGHPGGWGAAAASHLQSMTGGAQQQQQQQQQQQQQALLYSQSGAFTVNGMLSPPPGSQSLVHPGLVRGDTPELGDHPGHHHHHHHQQQHQQQHHQQQQQQHHGVNSHDPHSDEDTPTSDDLEQFAKQFKQRRIKLGFTQADVGLALGTLYGNVFSQTTICRFEALQLSFKNMCKLKPLLNKWLEEADSSTGSPTSIDKIAAQGRKRKKRTSIEVSVKGALESHFLKCPKPSAQEITNLADSLQLEKEVVRVWFCNRRQKEKRMTPPGIQQQTPDDVYSQVGTVGADTPPPHHGLQTSVQ